One window of the Eucalyptus grandis isolate ANBG69807.140 chromosome 6, ASM1654582v1, whole genome shotgun sequence genome contains the following:
- the LOC104448812 gene encoding lysine-specific histone demethylase 1 homolog 3, with protein sequence MTREERSSSARKKEKLEVHFDSDDNEPIGSLLKLKKSRKSKRVKLGLDDLGEEGRKRGASEEKPLLVEDLGGMDDTLASFKRKLKGPKRERRSSVLSSVSSDAVELLEHSAKENMDDRIADSISMELVVEKGQEAGGDGSHKRAGKESKGRAKRPKFDPTVKLVEDQNKSYGDDSKDLEPRHDSLEEDNHQDVPGKGPGDLADGLLEDSISSFFRGAQSGDLGFKQKMGGHTTDHGCSHQSDGVPGDFHAAAEVKEHHTAHLSMELLSKNLKCTDRTCLNAGSASDECDVVDNEPFSKNMNHASSCIEEGNNSAVSFFSAEVGPSSDACGMSKLGEEAGACLTSAQVDDVSSAPVEKAVLEMETIKHGLKHCSMAKTCTSVVDINGSWKTLSVTETKEETYGMGRVESTKGFTDVSCGDQAGISISRLGEEIVELSVNDRVSNVLFPNTSKDDQQCNHGYVSKLISCEPPESRIGIEEAAVSKISSDVSQSTSDHTQPHSSSRDTSKGTPFPSRDYTSTEGLTTRASLIPSFQDEKDNDPEDNRDSSSKDTKLSAMQRLLRKVRKHRHGDMAYEGDAEWETLMDGQGFLENHRVGGIVRSYRSRGKPDLSSNGGAVAVSVGLRARAAGPFEKIQFKEFLKRKGSLHEYLDCRNWILSLWSKDASNILSLADCGVAESPSDNEPARASLIREIYVFLDQNGYINTGVSTAKQRATSNAGQNDEVMGEKDFEKIGGVSIAPDEQRAKLSVEPDDEISGEKNLEKISGVSFAETVGKFSAALGQFKSSETCMEANGSVVMISEESSKSEILECQSLHSKMLQSPCDTKANCLDNRHSGNDLTDTDFPKKSDIDVLPADQSSKAMEFCLEPAMASESVECPDSVKCISNVQAGHLKCSLDAGKKIIVIGAGPAGLTAARHLHRQGFSVTVLEARSRLGGRVHTDRSSLSVPVDLGASIITGVEADMDTERRPDPSSLICSQLGLKLTVLNSDCPLYDIVTGQKVPTDLDETLEAEYNSLLDDMVLVVAQNGERAMQMSLEDGLEYALRRRRMAQVGTDIGESELQNSSLINLKTRTNSGVPDDSFLKEDILSPLERRVMNWHFAHLEYGCAALLKEVSLPHWNQDDIYGGFGGAHCMIKGGYSTVIESLAKDLNIHLNHIVTDISYSTNESGSIDGDSYRVKVSTSNGNEFLGDAVLVTVPLGCLKAETIKFHPPLPQWKQLSIKQLGFGVLNKIVLEFTEVFWDDTVDYFGATAEETNCRGQCFMFWNVKKTVGAPVLIALLVGKAALDGQCMTSPDHVGHAVMVLRKLFGEASVPDPVASVVTDWGRDPFSYGAYSYVAIGASGADYDILGKPVDNCLFFGGEATCKEHPDTVGGAMMSGLREAVRIMDILSTGNDNKAEVEATEAAQRQSDHERDEVRDIIKRLEAVEISNYRYKNSLEGDYILSREGLLQELFFNTKATAGRLHVAKALLRLPVEALKSFAGTKEGLSTLNSWILDSMGKDGTQLLRHCVRLLVLVSTDLLAVRLSGIGKTVKEKVCVHTSRDIRAIASQLVHVWLEVFRKEKASLKSKSVRDPSAGRLPVRTQLGGYDAKGNTHASPSITNVKKVKSKSAKLENDSRSESNSSRSRGSVERRDRIMVGNEKMVMSEEEKATLAAAEAASAAALAAAEAYASSEAKWRTMLQLPKIPSFNRFARREQYAQMDESELQRKWPGGVLGRQDCISEIDSRNCRVRDWSVDFPPFINLESSRMSAENLSHQSHSNDIANNLNFRENSGESVAVDSSIYTQAWVNASGSVEGKDYHAIERWQSQAAAAESDAFLPNMHVKDEEDSNSLPRPPARKRDGLANESSLSQITVNKDSNQNQHRGADRIKQAVVDYVGTLLMPLYKARKIDREGYKSIMKKTATKVMEQATDKEKAMLVAEFLDFKRRNKIRAFVDKLIEKHMAAKPVMKP encoded by the exons ATGACTCGGGAGGAGAGGAGCTCGAGTGctaggaagaaggagaagttgGAGGTTCATTTCGATTCGGACGACAATGAACCCATCGGGTCACTTCTGAAGTTGAAGAAGTCGCGAAAGAGCAAGAGGGTTAAGTTGGGGTTGGATGATCTCGGGGAAGAAGGTAGAAAACGTGGGGCTAGTGAAGAGAAACCGCTGCTGGTGGAGGATTTGGGGGGCATGGACGATACATTGGCGAGCTTTAAGAGGAAATTAAAAGGTCCAAAGAGAGAGCGCAGGAGCTCGGTGTTAAGCAGCGTTTCTTCAGATGCGGTGGAGCTGTTGGAACATTCTGCTAAAGAAAACATGGATGATAGGATTGCGGACTCAATTTCAATGGAATTGGTTGTGGAAAAGGGTCAAGAGGCTGGTGGCGATGGATCTCATAAAAGGGCTGGAAAAGAAAGTAAGGGAAGAGCAAAGAGGCCGAAATTCGATCCAACCGTGAAATTGGTTGAGGACCAAAATAAGTCCTACGGTGATGATTCGAAAGATTTGGAACCTCGGCATGATTCACTAGAAGAAGACAATCATCAAGATGTTCCAGGAAAAGGTCCTGGTGATTTAGCGGATGGCCTGTTGGAAGactcaatatcatcatttttcaGGGGGGCACAATCTGGTGATCTTGGTTTTAAACAGAAAATGGGGGGACATACTACAGATCATGGGTGCAGTCACCAGTCTGATGGTGTTCCCGGAGATTTTCATGCTGCTGCAGAAGTTAAAGAACATCATACTGCTCACCTCTCAATGGAACTTCTATCCAAGAACCTGAAATGCACAGATAGAACATGTCTGAATGCTGGTTCAGCTTCGGATGAATGTGACGTTGTAGACAATGAGCCCTTTAGTAAAAATATGAATCACGCATCTAGCTGCatagaagaaggaaataacTCAGCTGTCAGTTTCTTTTCAGCTGAAGTTGGACCTTCCTCTGATGCTTGTGGGATGAGCAAACTGGGCGAGGAGGCCGGTGCATGCTTGACGAGTGCTCAAGTCGATGACGTCAGTTCAGCTCCTGTGGAAAAGGCTGTGTTGGAAATGGAAACCATCAAGCATGGGCTAAAGCACTGTTCTATGGCGAAGACATGCACTTCGGTGGTGGATATCAATGGGTCATGGAAAACTCTGTCTGTCACAGAAACAAAGGAAGAGACTTATGGAATGGGTCGGGTTGAATCCACTAAAGGATTTACTGATGTATCGTGTGGAGACCAAGCGGGCATTTCCATTTCGAGGCTTGGAGAAGAAATTGTGGAGCTTTCAGTCAATGACAGAGTATCAAATGTCTTATTTCCAAATACATCAAAGGATGATCAACAATGTAACCACGGATATGTTTCAAAGTTGATATCTTGCGAGCCACCTGAGAGCCGTATAGGGATTGAAGAAGCCGCTGTGTCAAAAATCAGTTCGGATGTTAGTCAGTCTACGTCCGATCATACTCAGCCTCACTCATCATCTCGTGACACCTCTAAAGGAACTCCCTTTCCTAGTCGGGACTATACTTCAACTGAAGGATTGACTACGAGGGCATCCCTTATCCCTAGTTTTCAGGACGAGAAGGACAATGATCCTGAAGATAATCGTGATTCAAGCAGCAAAGACACTAAGCTCTCAGCTATGCAGCGTTTACTACGCAAGGTCAGAAAGCATAGGCATGGAGACATGGCTTATGAGGGAGATGCTGAATGGGAGACTCTAATGGATGGGCAaggttttcttgaaaaccatcGGGTTGGGGGTATTGTCCGTTCATATAGAAGCAGAGGGAAGCCTGATTTGTCTTCAAATGGTGGTGCTGTAGCAGTGTCAGTAGGACTAAGAGCTCGAGCAGCTGGTCCATTCGAGAAGATTCAATTCAAGGAGTTCTTGAAACGAAAAGGCAGCCTTCATGAGTATCTAGATTGCAG GAATTGGATCTTAAGTCTTTGGAGCAAAGATGCTAGCAATATATTGTCTCTTGCGGACTGCGGAGTTGCAGAATCTCCCTCAGACAATGAACCAGCTCGAGCTTCATTAATTAGAGAAATATATGTTTTTCTCGATCAGAAT GGTTATATCAATACTGGAGTTTCAACAGCTAAGCAGAGAGCCACATCAAATGCGGGTCAAAATGATGAGGTTATGGGTGAAAAGGATTTTGAAAAGATTGGTGGGGTGTCCATTGCTCCAGATGAGCAGAGAGCCAAATTAAGTGTTGAACCAGATGATGAGATTTCAGGTGAAAAAAATCTTGAGAAGATCAGTGGGGTGTCTTTTGCTGAAACGGTGGGCAAGTTTTCTGCTGCACTTGGTCAGTTCAAGAGCTCTGAAACATGTATGGAGGCAAATGGCAGTGTAGTAATGATTAGTGAAGAAAGTTCCAAATCAGAAATCTTGGAGTGCCAGAGCCTTCATTCAAAGATGTTGCAGTCACCCTGTGACACAAAAGCTAATTGCCTGGACAACCGTCACTCTGGAAACGATTTGACTGATACAGATTTTCCAAAGAAGTCAGATATAGATGTTTTACCTGCTGATCAGTCCTCCAAAGCTATGGAATTCTGTTTGGAACCTGCTATGGCTTCAGAATCAGTGGAGTGTCCTGATTCTGTTAAATGCATCTCAAATGTTCAGGCAGGGCATTTGAAATGCAGCTTGGATGCTGGAAAGAAGATAATAGTTATAGGAGCAGGTCCTGCCGGCTTAACAGCTGCTCGACATTTGCACCGCCAGGGTTTTTCAGTGACTGTGCTTGAGGCTAGGAGTCGGTTAGGTGGTCGAGTTCACACTGACCGTTCGTCTCTTTCTGTTCCCGTTGATCTTGGGGCAAGCATCATTACTGGCGTTGAAGCTGATATGGACACTGAAAGAAGACCAGATCCTTCTTCATTGATCTGTTCGCAGTTGGGCCTCAAATTGACTGTGTTAAACAGTGATTGCCCTCTCTATGATATTGTAACGGGTCAGAAGGTTCCTACTGATCTTGATGAAACCTTGGAAGCTGAATACAACAGCCTTCTAGATGATATGGTATTGGTCGTCGCACAAAATGGGGAACGTGCCATGCAAATGTCACTTGAGGATGGTTTAGAATATGCACTTAGGAGGCGCCGAATGGCACAAGTAGGAACAGATATTGGAGAAAGTGAACTGCAGAACTCTTCACTTATCAATTTAAAAACTAGGACTAACAGTGGAGTTCCTGATGATAGTTTTCTAAAGGAGGACATATTGAGTCCCCTTGAAAGAAGGGTGATGAATTGGCATTTTGCCCATTTGGAGTATGGTTGCGCTGCATTGCTGAAGGAAGTTTCCCTTCCGCATTGGAATCAAGATGACATATATGGAGGATTTGGGGGAGCTCACTGTATGATAAAAGGGGGTTATAGTACTGTCATTGAGTCTCTTGCAAAGGACCTCAATATACATCTAAATCATATAGTAACAGACATTTCCTATAGTACCAACGAGAGTGGCTCAATTGATGGAGACTCTTACAGAGTTAAGGTTTCCACTTCAAATGGCAATGAGTTTTTAGGAGATGCTGTTCTGGTGACGGTACCCCTTGGGTGCTTAAAAGCTGAGACCATTAAGTTTCATCCTCCATTACCTCAATGGAAACAGCTTTCCATTAAGCAACTTGGTTTTGGAGTCCTCAATAAAATAGTTTTAGAATTCACGGAAGTATTTTGGGATGACACTGTGGATTATTTTGGAGCAACTGCAGAGGAAACAAATTGCAGAGGGCAGTGCTTCATGTTCTGGAATGTCAAGAAAACTGTTGGAGCTCCTGTTCTTATAGCCCTATTGGTTGGGAAGGCTGCACTCGATGGTCAATGTATGACCTCACCTGACCATGTAGGTCATGCTGTTATGGTTCTTCGTAAACTGTTTGGAGAGGCATCTGTTCCTGATCCAGTTGCATCTGTTGTCACTGACTGGGGTAGGGATCCTTTTAGTTATGGTGCTTACTCCTATGTTGCGATCGGAGCATCCGGAGCAGATTATGACATTCTGGGCAAACCTGTCGATAACTGTTTATTTTTTGGTGGTGAAGCCACCTGTAAGGAGCATCCTGATACTGTTGGTGGTGCAATGATGAGTGGACTTAGGGAGGCTGTTCGAATCATGGACATATTGAGTACTGGAAATGATAACAAGGCAGAAGTGGAGGCCACGGAAGCTGCACAAAGGCAATCTGACCATGAAAGAGATGAAGTCAGGGACATAATCAAGAGGCTTGAGGCAGTTGAAATCTCGAATTACCGTTACAAGAACTCCTTGGAAGGTGACTATATCCTTTCCAGGGAAGGTTTGCTGCAGGAGTTGTTTTTCAACACTAAAGCCACTGCTGGAAGACTGCATGTGGCAAAGGCACTTCTACGCCTTCCCGTTGAAGCCTTGAAGTCATTTGCTGGCACCAAAGAAGGGCTTAGCACACTTAACTCATGGATACTG GACTCAATGGGAAAGGATGGGACCCAACTCCTGCGTCACTGTGTTCGCCTTCTGGTTCTTGTGTCCACTGATCTTCTTGCAGTGCGTCTGTCAG GTATTGGAAAAACTGTGAAGGAGAAAGTCTGCGTGCATACGAGCCGTGATATACGAGCTATAGCGAGTCAACTGGTTCATGTATGGCTTGAAGTCTTTCGCAAGGAAAAAGCTTCTTTGAAGAGTAAATCTGTTAGAGATCCTTCTGCCGGGAGGCTACCTGTGCGGACCCAACTCGGTGGTTATGATGCTAAAGGAAACACACATGCGTCGCCTTCTATTACAAAcgttaaaaaagtgaaaagtaaaTCAGCCAAGTTAGAAAACGACTCAAGATCGGAAAGCAATTCGTCAAGGTCACGAGGGTCAGTGGAGAGACGTGATAGAATTATGGTTGGGAATGAAAAGATGGTCATGTCTGAGGAAGAAAAGGCTACTTTAGCTGCTGCAGAAGCAGCCAGTGCCGCAGCACTGGCAGCTGCCGAG GCATATGCATCTTCAGAAGCGAAGTGGAGGACAATGTTGCAGCTCCCCAAGATACCCTCATTTAACAGATTTGCTCGAAGGGAGCAATATGCTCAGATGGATGAATCCGAACTTCAGAGAAAGTGGCCTGGTGGTGTTTTAGGGCGACAAGATTGCATATCTGAAATAGACTCTAGGAATTGCAGAGTTAGGGATTGGTCTGTTGATTTCCCTCCTTTTATTAACCTTGAAAGTTCAAGAATGTCAGCAGAAAACCTATCGCATCAGAGCCATTCAAATGATATTGCGAACAATTTGAACTTCAGAGAAAACTCTGGAGAAAGTGTGGCAGTAGATAGTAGCATATATACACAGGCGTGGGTAAATGCGTCTGGAAGTGTGGAGGGAAAAGATTATCATGCCATTGAAAGATGGCAATCTCAAGCAGCTGCTGCGGAGTCTGATGCCTTCCTACCAAATATGCATGTAAAGGATGAGGAGGACTCAAATTCTCTCCCGAGACCACCGGCCCGTAAGCGGGATGGGCTTGCTAATGAGAGCTCTCTATCGCAGATTACTGTAAACAAAGATTCGAATCAGAATCAGCATCGAGGAGCAGATCGAATTAAACAGGCAGTGGTAGATTATGTTGGGACTTTGCTCATGCCCCTTTATAAAGCCAGAAAAATTGATAGGGAGGGATACAAGTCTATAATGAAGAAAACAGCGACAAAG GTCATGGAGCAAGCTACAGATAAAGAGAAAGCAATGTTAGTAGCAGAGTTTCTTGATTTTAAGCGTCGGAATAAG ATCCGTGCTTTTGTGGACAAATTGATTGAGAAGCATATGGCGGCTAAACCAGTTATGAAACCATGA